One Nicotiana sylvestris chromosome 12, ASM39365v2, whole genome shotgun sequence genomic window carries:
- the LOC104225983 gene encoding hydroxymethylglutaryl-CoA synthase-like — translation MAAQPKNVGILAVEIYFPPTCLPQEALEAHDGASKGKYTIGLGQDCMGFCTEVEDVISMSLTAVTSLLEKYEIDPKQIGRLEVGSETVIDKSKSIKTFLMQIFEKCGNTDIEGVDSTNACYGGTAALFNCVNWVESSSWDGRYGLVVCTDSAVYAEGAARPTGGAAAIAMLVGPDAPIVFESKIRASHMAHVYDFYKPILDSEYPVVDGKLSQTCYLMALDSCYKSLCDKYEKLEGKQFSIDDAAYFVFHSPYNKLVQKSTARLMFNDFTRNASSIDESTKEKLAPFSSLTGDESYQSRDLEKVSWQVAKPFYDEKVKPATLIPKQVGNMYTASLYAAFASLLHNKHSSLAGQRVILFSYGSGLTATMFSLRLNEGQQPFSLSNIAAVMNVDEKLKSRHEFTPEKFIETMHIMEHRYGGKDFVTTKDCSLLAPGTYYLTEVDSKYRRFYAQKCVENGLANGH, via the exons ATGGCAGCTCAACCGAAGAATGTCGGAATTCTCGCCGTCGAAATTTACTTCCCTCCTACTTGCCTCCCACAG GAAGCATTGGAGGCTCATGATGGAGCAAGCAAAGGAAAATACACAATCGGTCTTGGACAAGATTGTATGGGCTTTTGCACTGAGGTTGAAGATGTTATATCTATGAG TTTGACAGCAGTTACTTCCCTTCTGGAGAAGTATGAGATTGATCCTAAGCAAATTGGTCGTCTCGAGGTTGGAAGTGAGACTGTGATTGATAAGAGCAAATCCATCAAAACATTCCTCATGCAAATATTTGAG AAATGTGGAAATACTGACATTGAAGGAGTCGACTCAACTAATGCATGTTATGGCGGAACTGCTGCATTGTTCAACTGCGTGAATTGGGTCGAGAGCTCTTCATGGGATGGGCGCTATGGACTTGTTGTATGCACTGACAGTGCG GTCTATGCTGAGGGAGCTGCTCGGCCAACTGGAGGAGCTGCAGCAATTGCTATGCTAGTAGGACCAGATGCTCCTATTGTATTCGAAAGCAAGATTAGAGCTAGCCATATGGCCCATGTCTATGATTTTTACAAGCCCATCCTCGACAGTGAATATCCA GTGGTTGATGGAAAGCTTTCACAAACTTGTTATCTTATGGCACTTGATTCCTGCTACAAGAGCTTATGCGACAA ATATGAAAAATTGGAAGGCAAGCAGTTTTCAATTGACGATGCAGCCTATTTTGTTTTCCATTCACCATACAACAAG CTAGTACAGAAGAGCACTGCTCGATTGATGTTCAACGACTTTACAAGAAATGCTAG TTCCATTGATGAGTCCACCAAAGAAAAACTTGCACCATTTTCATCCTTAACTGGTGATGAAAGTTATCAAAGCCGTGATCTTGAGAAG GTATCCTGGCAAGTGGCAAAACCATTTTACGATGAGAAGGTGAAACCGGCCACGTTAATACCAAAACAAGTTGGCAACATGTACACCGCGTCTCTCTATGCTGCTTTTGCCTCCCTCCTTCACAATAAGCACAGCTCATTG GCTGGACAGCGAGTAATCTTGTTCTCTTACGGAAGTGGATTGACTGCAACAATGTTCTCATTAAGGCTTAACGAAGGTCAACAACCTTTTAGCTTGTCAAACATCGCAGCTGTTATGAACGTTGATGAGAAATTGAAGTCGAGACATGAG TTCACTCCTGAAAAATTCATCGAAACGATGCATATAATGGAGCACAGATATGGTGGTAAGGACTTTGTGACAACCAAGGATTGCAGCCTCTTAGCACCGGGTACCTACTACCTCACAGAAGTCGATTCGAAGTACAGAAGATTTTATGCCCAAAAATGTGTTGAGAATGGACTTGCCAATGGTCACTGA